The genomic window CTCCCCGGCGAGGGAGGCGGCCAGGAAGTCCTTCGACAGGGAGACCAACTCCAACCGCTCGGTGGTGAGAACCGGAACCTGCATGGCCCCCAGGATAGCCGGGTCTCACGGCGCCCCGTTCACCGGCAGTTCGTGGTGTCCGTGGCCCGGCCCCCCGAAGGTGCCCGGCCAGGGGGCCGCCGTGGGCCGCAGGCCCTTGAGCGGGAAGCGCTGGAAGCGGGCCCGGCTGTAGGCGAACGGCGGATCGCACTGCCCGCACTCGCTCGAGCCATCCATCAGCACCAGGCGCTCCGGCCCCAGCTCGAAGAGCTGCTGCACCGAGAGCGGCTCATAGGACAGCGGGCACTGGAAGGCCTCCGAGCCATCCCGCGTCCGCACCCCCACGAGCGTGGGCGTGGTGCCCTCCGAGGCGAAGCCCAGCGCCAGCGTCTCCGGGCCCTGGGAGCCCCACGGCAGCGTGTCCGCCAGCCGCAGCTCCTTCGAGGTGAAGCGCTGCCCGGCGGGCAGGGTGTACGTCCACAGGGTATCCAGCCCCGGCACCGCGTAGCCCTTCAGCTCGGAGGCGGCCGCCTCGCCCCCCTCGGGGTTCACGGTGGTGCCCGCGGGGCTGGGCACCAGCACGTCCCGCGTGGCCACCGCCCGGCCCAGCTCCGCCACCGGGCCCAGCTCCGTGCCGTCCAGCGTGCGCAGCGGCGTGGTGGCGTACTCGGGCAGGAGCAGCCCGCGCACCGTGCCCAGCTCGCCGCCCGCCATGGGCAGCATCCGCCGCCAGCGCTCCACGCCATCCGCCGAGTAGGCCAGGAGCAGCGTGGGCGCGCCCGCCTGCAGGGGCGCCCCCGGGTTCACCGTCGGCGAGAAGGCCACGAAGAGATCCCCCTCCGTGTTGGACGCCAGGCCGAAGGGGTGGGGGTGGTTGCACACGGACAGCAGCGGATCCTCCAGCAGCTTGCCCGAGACGAGGCCGCCCTTCGCGTCCAGCACCACCAGGAAGTACACCCGGCACTGCGTGCCCTCCTCCGCGTTCGCCGGGTACGCTTCGAAGAGCGCCGCCAGCCGGTCCGGCGCCATCACCGCCAGCCGGGCCATGAACATCGTCGTCGCCTGGGCCGCCAGGTCCGGCCGCGCCGCCGTCAGGGTGAAGGTCCACCGGGGCACGCCCGTGTTCCGGTCCAGCAGGGACACCGTGCCCTGCTGCGGGAAGTCCATGCACAGCAGCCGCTCGTTCCACAGCATGCAGCGCCGGCCCGTGCCCTGCGCGCTCACCGGAAACTCCCCCGTCGCATCCAGCAGCGGGCTGGAGAAGAAGCCCGACAGCGTCACGCTCCCATCCGGCCACACCATGATGTCGTGCAGATCCCGGCTCCGCTCGGCCGCGTCGTACGTCCAGTCCGGCTCCAGCGCGAGCGCGGCGGGCCGCGCGCACACGGGGCCCTGGCAGCGGCCCTCCTCCTGGCACGGCGTGCTGGGCGCGCAGACGAAGCCGTCCGGCAAGTCGCGCACCACGCACGCCCCATCCACGCACACGTCCGCCACGTCACACCCGCGCCGGGCCCCGCAGAAGGTGCCGTCCACCGCCCGGGCCAGCCCGCAGCCCGTGGCCGGATCGCACACGCCCACCTGGCACTTCCCGTCCCCGGGGCAGGGCGGCGCGAGCACGGCGGTGCACCCATCCAGCGGGTTGCACACATCGGTGGTGCAGGCGTTGCCGTCGTCACACACCCGCTCCTGGCCCTGGCACTGGCCCCCCAGGCAGCGGGCGTTCAGCACGCACTCGTTGCCCGGATCGCACTGCGTCCCGTCGCCCAGGGCCTCCGCCACGCACCGCTCCGTGGCCACATCGAAGGTGGCGCGGAAGCACGTCCCCGGCGAGGGGCACTCGGGCACGGGCCGGGCCTCGCCCGACAGCACCAGCGACACCGTGCCGCCCTCCGGCGAGGTGCCCACGAGCGTGGCGGTATAGGTGCCCACCGCCCCGGGCGCGAAGCGGATCCGGACGGGGGCCTCGCCCGCGGCCAGCCGCTCCGGCAGGCCCTCCACGGAGAAGGGCGCCTCCACCCGTGTCCACGTCACGCGCAGGGGCGAGCGGCCCGCGTTGAGCACCCGCACCGTCTCCTCGCGCGTCTGCCCAGGGTAGGTGGGGGGGAACGTCACCGCCGCGGCGGACAGCCGCAGCCGGCCCGAGGCCCCCACCAGCGGGGGGTTGTCCCGGCAGCCTCCGCCCACCAGGGCCGCCAGCAGCCCCATGAGGAGCAGCGCCTGGCCTGCCCCGCCCTGCATCGTCCTGCGTCCCATCCATGAACCTCGTCCGCTGGCCTATAGCCCCCGGCCGCCCCGCGTGCGAGGCAGCACCGGGGGCCCCGGGCGTGCATGCCTGTTGTCCAGCCACCGGTCCCCGCCCTGGGACTGTTGCCGGGGTATTTCCCTTCGGTCCCGTACGAAGTCCTGCCTCGGACTGTCATTTCTACCGGCGCCCGACCCACACATCCGCCAAGTGCCTGGAATCCTTGAAGCCGGGGAAGGTACGTTTCTAGCAACAGTGCGCAGCCATGGACAGTGTCGACTCCATTGATTCGCTTGGCTTCGAGCCCCGGCCGCGCGCCTTCACCGTGCTGATTCCGCGGGCCCTGCAGCCCTTCGTGGACCGGTTGCCCCCGGAGACGCGCCAGTACGTGATGGCGGAGCTGTTCCGCCTGGCGGCGCAGAGCAGCTGCCGCATCTCCGGCGACAACGGCAGCTTCACCTCGGCGCTCAACCTGGAGGTGGCCGACTGCCTGGTGCGCGTGGAGATGGACGTCGCGCGCTCGCGGCTGATGCTCACCCAGCTCGTCTGGCAGAAGAAATTCCGGTCCTGACCGGTTCTTCGCCGTAGTGCCGTTCCAACCCTCTCTCGAACGAATCATGCAGCGAGCCGCCGGCTACACCGAATCCGGAAGACTGACCCAGCTCATCGAGCAGCTCCGGGAGCGGCTGGGGGCGGGCAGCTTGCTACAGGTCGATTTCACCCAGGAGCTGGAGGCGGTGCTCGCCCGGCTCTTGATGCGCAACCAGCGGCTCCGGGTGCTGCAGCGGATGACGCGCAACTGCGTCTCCCTGGAGAGCGCCGCCGCGATCCGCACCGTCATCGAGCAGCTCGACGAGCAACTGCTCCAGGAGCTGCCCCCCTTGCTGGAGCGCCTGGAGCAGCAGCACGCCTGAGCGCCCTGCTTCCTCTACGAGAAGGTAATAGAAGAGAGGATCTAAGTAGTAGCGACAGTAGGCGGCTCAGACTTGGGGAAAAGTCTGTAAGCGCCCGAAGGGACTGAAGAATCTCGGAAATGCTACATGTGGGCAAGTGGGCGGTTTCCCCCGGGCATCCACAGCCCCCCCCGTTGCCCCGGGGTTTTCCACAGGCATCCCCGTCTCCTCCACAGGCCATCCACAGGTATTCTGGGGGACAAGGCCCCAGCGGAAGACAGGGCTGTAGGAAAGTCCATGGACCTCTACCGGGGCGAGCAGATTGGGAAGTACGAGGTCATCACCCGGCTGTCGGTGGGCGGCATGGCGGAGCTCTTCCTGGGCTTCACCTCGGGCCCGGGTGGCTTCCGCAAGTACGTGGCCCTCAAGCGCATCCTCCCGGACGTGCGCAGCAACGAGCAGTTCGAGCGCATGTTCCTGGACGAGGCGCGCATCACCGCGGCCTTCAACCACCCGAACATCGCCCAGGTGTACGAGCTGGGAGAGGAGGACGACGGGCTGTTTCTGGCCATGGAGTTCATCGCCGGCCAGAATCTGGATCAGCTCACCGACGCGTGCCTGCGCCGCCGGCAGCCCCTGCCCCTGGGCATGAGCCTGGCGGTGGGCCGGGACGTGTGCCTGGCGCTGCACTACGCGCACTCGTTCACCGGGCCCTCGGGCCGCCCCAGCCCCGTCATCCACCGGGACGTCGCCCAGAAGAACATCATGGTGACGTACGACGGGGTGGTGAAGCTGCTGGACTTCGGCATCGCCAAGGCGCGCGGCAGTCTGGAGCGCACGCACGTGGGCACGGTGAAGGGCACCGCCGGGTACATGTCGCCCGAGCAGGTGCGGGGCGATCCGCTGGATGGGCGCAGCGACTTGTTCAGCCTGGGCGTGGTGCTCTGGGAGCTCGTCACCGGGCAGCGCCTGTTCGCCGGCGAGACCGAGCGCGACGAGATGCTGAACATCCTGGAGGCGCCCATCCCCTCCCCGCGCCAGCGCGCCAGCCACGTGTCCGAGGAGGTGGCCGCCGTCATCCTCAAGGCGCTGGAGCGCAACGCGGGGGACCGCTGGCAGAGCGGCCGGGACATGGCGCGGGCGCTGGACGAGGCCTCCGGGCGGATGATGTTCGACCTGGAGCGGCGCGCCTCGCTCATGCGCTCGCTGTTCCAGGCGAAGATGGCCTCGACGCAGGCCTTGCTGGACAGCGCGGATGAGCGCAAGGCGTCCGCCCCCTCCGGGCCGGAGCCCGCCGTCATCGTCTCCCCGGACGTGGCCGAGCCCGAGGGGTGGGACCGGACCCCCGCCCGGAGCGCCGCGGACGAAGAGCTGGCGGCGCAGGCCGCGGCCCTGAGCGCCCGGGCCAGCGCGATGCCCGAGGACGCCGCCACGCGCGATGTCGCCCGGGGGCCGTGGGCCGTGCTGCTGCTCGCGCTGGTGGTGGCCGGAGGCCTGCTCGTCTGGAAGCTCGTGCCCGCGCTGGACGAGGACGTGGAGCCCGAGCCCACCGTGCCCGCGTACATGGACCCGCGGCTCAGGCAGTTCCCCGAGCCGGGCCAGCCCCCCGTGCCGCCCCCACCCGTGCCCGACGCGGGGAGCGCGGTGGCCGGGAGCGGGGAGCCGCCGGAGCCCCGGCCCAAGGAGGGCGACAAGTCCCCGCGCAACCGGAAGTCCATGCAAGAAGGCCGGCTGACGCTCATCATCAAGCCCGAGGCCGAGGTGTTCCTGGGCCTGAAGTCGCTGGGCTTCACGCCGCTGCGCAACAAGACCCTGCCCAAGGGCAAGCAGTCGCTGCGCATCGAGGGCCAGGACGGAACGCACCGCGAGCTTCAGATCTACATCCCGGCGGGCGGGTACATCGAGAAGACGCTGTTGCTCGATGACATTCCCCTGCGCTGAGGGCGCCGGGGTGCAGGTGGCGCTGGACGGGAGGGGCCGGCTCTGGCCTTCTGCACCCTGTTCACCCCCTGCGTGCCCTGCCGCTTCAGGACACCCACCCGGATACGGTTTCCCGCCATGGCACCGCTCACCCTTGGCTTCCTCATGGACCCGCTGGAGCACGTGCGGGTGGACCATGACTCCACGTTCGCGATGATGGTGGAGGCGCACCGCCGGGGGCACCGGGTGCGCTACTTCGAGCAGGGCTGGCTGCGCTTCAACGGCCGGTGCGCCGAGGCGCGCATGCGCACGGTGGCGGTGCGGCCCGAGGCGGGCCGGCACTTCGAGGTGCTGGAGGAGGCGGTGCACCCCATCTCCAGCCTGGAGGTGCTGTTCCTGCGCAAGGATCCGCCCGTGGACGTGGACTTCCTGCACGCCACGCAGCTCGTGGAGCTGTGCGCGGGCAAGTCCCCGGTCTACATCAACCGCCCCGCGGCGCTGCGCGAGGCGAACGAGAAGCTCTTCACGCTGCACTTCCCGGACCTGATGCCCGAGACGTTCGTCGCCCGGGAGATGCAGGCGCTGGCGGACTTCATCACCCGGCACCCCGGCGGGACGATCCTCAAGCCCATCGACGGCTTCGGGGGCAAGGGCATCGTCTTCCTGGGGCAGCAGGACCGCAACATGCGCTCCATGCTGGAGCTGCTCACGCGCGGGGGCCAGGAGGCCATCATGGCCCAGGCCTACGTGCCGCAGGCGCGGCTGGGCGACAAGCGCATCATCCTGGTGAACGGCGAGCCCCTGGGCGCGGTGCTCCGGGTGCCCTCGGACGATGACCACCGGGGGAACATGGCCGCGGGGGGCAAGCCGGTGAAGACGCAGCTCACCGCGCGCGAGAAGGAGATCTGCGCCCGGCTCAAGCCCGTGCTGCTGGAGCGGGGGCTGTACCTGGTGGGCATCGACGTGCTGGGCGACTACCTCACGGAGGTGAACGTGACGAGCCCCACGGGGCTGGTGGAGATCGACCGGCTGGATGGCGTGAGCATCGAGTCCCACGTCATTGATCTCGCGGAGCGCCTGGCCGCGAACCGGTGAGCCTCCCTCCGCCGGAAGGGCCCGGGCCGGACGAGACGCTGGATGCCATCGGCACCTCGGGCGTCCGGGTGCTGCAGCGCCGCGAGGGGTACCGCTTCAACCTGGACGCGGTGCTGCTGGCCCACTTCGCCGCCACGGAAGGCGCGCGGGAGGGGCGCGTGCTGGAGCTGGGCGCGGGCAGCGGCGTGGTGTCCTTCCTGCTCGCCCGGCAGTTCCACCGGGGCCCGGTGGATGCCCTGGAACTGCAGCCCGCGGTGCACGCGCGGCTGGCGCGGGGCGTGGGGCTCAACGGCCTGGAGGGCCAGGTCCACCCGCTGCTCGGAGACTTGCGCGAGGCCCGGACGCTGCTGCCCCCG from Stigmatella erecta includes these protein-coding regions:
- a CDS encoding tenascin-X; protein product: MGRRTMQGGAGQALLLMGLLAALVGGGCRDNPPLVGASGRLRLSAAAVTFPPTYPGQTREETVRVLNAGRSPLRVTWTRVEAPFSVEGLPERLAAGEAPVRIRFAPGAVGTYTATLVGTSPEGGTVSLVLSGEARPVPECPSPGTCFRATFDVATERCVAEALGDGTQCDPGNECVLNARCLGGQCQGQERVCDDGNACTTDVCNPLDGCTAVLAPPCPGDGKCQVGVCDPATGCGLARAVDGTFCGARRGCDVADVCVDGACVVRDLPDGFVCAPSTPCQEEGRCQGPVCARPAALALEPDWTYDAAERSRDLHDIMVWPDGSVTLSGFFSSPLLDATGEFPVSAQGTGRRCMLWNERLLCMDFPQQGTVSLLDRNTGVPRWTFTLTAARPDLAAQATTMFMARLAVMAPDRLAALFEAYPANAEEGTQCRVYFLVVLDAKGGLVSGKLLEDPLLSVCNHPHPFGLASNTEGDLFVAFSPTVNPGAPLQAGAPTLLLAYSADGVERWRRMLPMAGGELGTVRGLLLPEYATTPLRTLDGTELGPVAELGRAVATRDVLVPSPAGTTVNPEGGEAAASELKGYAVPGLDTLWTYTLPAGQRFTSKELRLADTLPWGSQGPETLALGFASEGTTPTLVGVRTRDGSEAFQCPLSYEPLSVQQLFELGPERLVLMDGSSECGQCDPPFAYSRARFQRFPLKGLRPTAAPWPGTFGGPGHGHHELPVNGAP
- a CDS encoding serine/threonine protein kinase, with protein sequence MDLYRGEQIGKYEVITRLSVGGMAELFLGFTSGPGGFRKYVALKRILPDVRSNEQFERMFLDEARITAAFNHPNIAQVYELGEEDDGLFLAMEFIAGQNLDQLTDACLRRRQPLPLGMSLAVGRDVCLALHYAHSFTGPSGRPSPVIHRDVAQKNIMVTYDGVVKLLDFGIAKARGSLERTHVGTVKGTAGYMSPEQVRGDPLDGRSDLFSLGVVLWELVTGQRLFAGETERDEMLNILEAPIPSPRQRASHVSEEVAAVILKALERNAGDRWQSGRDMARALDEASGRMMFDLERRASLMRSLFQAKMASTQALLDSADERKASAPSGPEPAVIVSPDVAEPEGWDRTPARSAADEELAAQAAALSARASAMPEDAATRDVARGPWAVLLLALVVAGGLLVWKLVPALDEDVEPEPTVPAYMDPRLRQFPEPGQPPVPPPPVPDAGSAVAGSGEPPEPRPKEGDKSPRNRKSMQEGRLTLIIKPEAEVFLGLKSLGFTPLRNKTLPKGKQSLRIEGQDGTHRELQIYIPAGGYIEKTLLLDDIPLR
- the gshB gene encoding glutathione synthase, giving the protein MAPLTLGFLMDPLEHVRVDHDSTFAMMVEAHRRGHRVRYFEQGWLRFNGRCAEARMRTVAVRPEAGRHFEVLEEAVHPISSLEVLFLRKDPPVDVDFLHATQLVELCAGKSPVYINRPAALREANEKLFTLHFPDLMPETFVAREMQALADFITRHPGGTILKPIDGFGGKGIVFLGQQDRNMRSMLELLTRGGQEAIMAQAYVPQARLGDKRIILVNGEPLGAVLRVPSDDDHRGNMAAGGKPVKTQLTAREKEICARLKPVLLERGLYLVGIDVLGDYLTEVNVTSPTGLVEIDRLDGVSIESHVIDLAERLAANR